The Camelina sativa cultivar DH55 unplaced genomic scaffold, Cs unpScaffold00456, whole genome shotgun sequence genome contains the following window.
NNNNNNNNNNNNNNNNNNNNNNNNNNNNNNNNNNNNNNNNNNNNNNNNNNNNNNNNNNNNNNNNNNNNNNNNNNNNNNNNNNNNNNNNNNNNNNNNNNNNNNNNNNNNNNNNNNNNNNNNNNNNNNNNNNNNNNNNNNNNNNNNNNNNNNNNNNNNNNNNNNNNNNNNNNNNNNNNNNNNNNNNNNNNNNNNNNNNNNNNNNNNNNNNNNNNNNNNNNNNNNNNNNNNNNNNNNNNNNNNNNNNNNNNNNNNNNNNNNNNNNNNNNNNNNNNNNNNNNNNNNNNNNNNNNNNNNNNNNNNNNNNNNNNNNNNNNNNNNNNNNNNNNNNNNNNNNNNNNNNNNNNNNNNNNNNNNNNNNNNNNNNNNNNNNNNNNNNNNNNNNNNNNNNNNNNNNNNNNNNNNNNNNNNNNNNNNNNNNNNNNNNNNNNNNNNNNNNNNNNNNNNNNNNNNNNNNNNNNNNNNNNNNNNNNNNNNNNNNNNNNNNNNNNNNNNNNNNNNNNNNNNNNNNNNNNNNNNNNNNNNNNNNNNNNNNNNNNNNNNNNNNNNNNNNNNNNNNNNNNNNNNNNNNNNNNNNNNNNNNNNNNNNNNNNNNNNNNNNNNNNNNNNNNNNNNNNNNNNNNNNNNNNNNNNNNNNNNNNNNNNNNNNNNNNNNNNNNNNNNNNNNNNNNNNNNNNNNNNNNNNNNNNNNNNNNNNNNNNNNNNNNNNNNNNNNNNNNNNNNNNNNNNNNNNNNNNNNNNNNNNNNNNNNNNNNNNNNNNNNNNNNNNNNNNNNNNNNNNNNNNNNNNNNNNNNNNNNNNNNNNNNNNNNNNNNNNNNNNNNNNNNNNNNNNNNNNNNNNNNNNNNNNNNNNNNNNNNNNNNNNNNNNNNNNNNNNNNNNNNNNNNNNNNNNNNNNNNNNNNNNNNNNNNNNNNNNNNNNNNNNNNNNNNNNNNNNNNNNNNNNNNNNNNNNNNNNNNNNNNNNNNNNNNNNNNNNNNNNNNNNNNNNNNNNNNNNNNNNNNNNNNNNNNNNNNNNNNNNNNNNNNNNNNNNNNNNNNNNNNNNNNNNNNNNNNNNNNNNNNNNNNNNNNNNNNNNNNNNNNNNNNNNNNNNNNNNNNNNNNNNNNNNNNNNNNNNNNNNNNNNNNNNNNNNNNNNNNNNNNNNNNNNNNNNNNNNNNNNNNNNNNNNNNNNNNNNNNNNNNNNNNNNNNNNNNNNNNNNNNNNNNNNNNNNNNNNNNNNNNNNNNNNNNNNNNNNNNNNNNNNNNNNNNNNNNNNNNNNNNgttgttcttaatgcttaagctagattgatcacctagattaagatcttaggtttaattcatcggggcaccaaaagtgttgttgagttgcttgaaaagaacataggtgagcaaggtgatccttagccaacgacagttgaagttgaggcaccttgtgaacataatcaaacttgaacttattgcttgctaggattgtttagattcaaacgacggtttagagttttatcaattccttgcatagatagctaatgctgcgacagtaggttagttttacattcgagatttgagttcaagaacggtgtttaatgctatcccaatttatcatctaatttcgtggtcatgtcccctaactgattccctgcacccaatatttccattttgatttagaaacaacttatttactttttcGTTTCTAGATAGTTACTTGATTCAAAAACTTTTCCATTGTCTTAGCTANTATGGAGTGAGAGCAGAAAAACGTTCCAGATCGACTGATCCTTTCGAGATCGACTATTCCCGTTCCCGACGCaacttttccttatttgttttaaaccgatttttagggttttattttgatatttaagttagaggcacggcctccagagacataagctttatttttcggagactattttgtattgagagcaaaagggagaagatctctaatccttcttgacactttggagaagatttctaaaccctatttNNNNNNNNNNNNNNNNNNNNNNNNNNNNNNNNNNNNNNNNNNNNNNNNNNNNNNNNNNNNNNNNNNNNNNNNNNNNNNNNNNNNNNNNNNNNNNNNNNNNNNNNNNNNNNNNNNNNNNNNNNNNNNNNNNNNNNNNNNNNNNNNNNNNNNNNNNNNNNNNNNNNNNNNNNNNNNNNNNNNNNNNNNNNNNNNNNNNNNNNNNNNNNNNNNNNNNNNNNNNNNNNNNNNNNNNNNNNNNNNNNNNNNNNNNNaaacctcctgtagtaacctgctaaccccatGAAACTCTGAATCTCAGTGGCGCTCTGTGGCCTCGGtcactccctgatggactgaatcttctctggatccactgaaactccctcagctgaaaaaatatgacccaagaaccccatctcacgctgccagaaactgcacttactcagcttagcaaacaacttctgctcccgcagcttctccagaactgctctcagatgtactgcatgctcctcagaactcttagaaaataccagaatgtcgtcgatgaaaatgatgactgagtcgtccagaaactcctgaaacacgctgttcatcaatctcataaacacagctggtgcgttagtcaacccgaaaggcatcactacaaactcaaaatgcccatatctcgtcctgaaagccatcttcctcacatctgcctcatgtatcggaatctgatgataacctgatgctaagtcgatcttggagaactaagtagcacccctcaactgatccaacaactcatcaatcctcgggagagggtacttgttcttcacagtaactcggttcaaaccccgatagtcaatacacaaccgaaaactcccatccttcttcttaacaaacaacaccggagctccccacggtgaacaactaggacggataaaacccttgcccaacaaatcctccagctgcttcttcagctctgccatctctgctggagccatcctgtaaggagccttggataacggcatcgtccccggttccagctcaatggtaaaaggatccgaccgagatggtggtaatccctgcaatgactggaacacatcctcaaagtcctccacaaccggaataccgctaaccgtagacttccccactgactctggcatagatatagtaaccagataggcctcacggcccttctcgatcatcttccctgcctgaacggctgagatcacgagactccccgaagtcggtctaataccctgaaaaaccaacttccctcctggacgctcaaactccactctaccccgatagcaatccaaatgcaccttataccgatgcaaccaatccataccaagaatgacgtcatacaactccactggactgataagcaaatccgctggccacgactctcctgcgatctgaatatcaactcctccagctcgtccaataaccctcaggaacttgcctccagcaactctgacaactcctgaacgctctccagaatcccctctgatccccgcactcacggcacactccggagtaatgaagctatgagaagctccagaatcaaacataacatgggacttaaacccgcccaccaacaaggtccctacacaaacctcatgtgttgagaacctaacacttgaccacaaacaaaaacaaatataatctgaactattgaattgactaagttcgaatctcagaggttatacctgtgatcgctcctgcactagtgccaccgggctcctgAGTCGAATACACCTGAGTCGTCGGctcaatccaacccaccggctgcacaccgtgctgcacaccctgctgcacccctggctgagctccagcctgcaacactgctactgccctctgctgcaacttgggacaacgaggcttgatatgccccgtctctctgcagtagtaacacacccgagtatctgtccgcggctccgtcaccgcccgctgctctgtcactgcccgctgctcacctctctgtggacagctagacaccttgtggtccctactaccacacccaaagcatttcgcacccccgtgcctcgatctctgcataacatcgaacttcctcttctgcccctgcgcaggcttgccgcccttgctaggaacagaaagcggctgagactgctgtggctgcaccgaagaactgaccacaaccacctgtgacctcaagtcatcctctatcccagctgcaacctcaaccagctctgctctcgtagcatagctcctcactctgcaccgagtcctcaaatcatcccgcagagccaacaaaaacctccgcacctgagccgcctctggctcccatgccctgcctgcataccccacaagccgactgaactctgcatccagctcccgcactgtacggtccccctgagtcaaacccaagaaccgtgcctccatacgatcaagagcctcatgaggaaaatacttggagttaaactcccccacaaaatctccccaagacatacccctctgcaccctccgtgctgtcaccgacctccaccacacacgagcatctcctgacaagtaaaacactgccagatccaccctgtaccggtcgggacacctaagcgaaaggaaaagatcctccatccgctctctccactcatccgctacactcggatcggtacctcctgagaaataccccgctcccactcgctgcagctgctccatcatctgcacatactgagcatccactacctcggcccccggctgcacacctgcctgcaaacccgccacaggctgcaccgctggaccctgcccaccacccactggcggcactactagatcctgcccaccaaccactggcggcactcgtggatcctgcccaccaaccactggcgacACTACTGCTGGAAGTCActgcaaaacctgagctagcaagtccatcaagacatcctccctgcccgGAGCACCCTCAGCTACAACCctcacacccggggcaacaccgtgaccgacaccgggcccatccgccctgccgtcacccaaaccagcctggtctccagacacactaggatgaacctgtgactctgccacctcctcactggccatgctctgggtcacactcacactggcctcaggaacctgaactcgtccccgaccacgaccacgaccacgcccacgaccacgaccacgaccgcgaccaacagcatcctaACCTCTAACCATCAGTATCAACaagaacagaagactaagcaacaAATAGTTCTAAtaacacaagaacacaacttaccgtggaatcacaaaacaagctcaaagaggatgttctacgacttcatgccacacacaattgaacAACTCACACAATCAACCATAGCatggaatcctaaacatcaacagcgaaagcacaatgaaccctagacctagaaccgtaagggctctgataccaaaatgaaacaacccttccccttttttttttcttacatataattcgctagtggtcccatacccactaacattctagcaacaatcaacaaccgcaactaaccaaagaaaacattccattaatccaataaaattccaacataaataaaccaataaccaataatgcaataaaccaaaccaacagtGAATAGCagagttccaacatcctacaatgctctatcaacctaattctagcaacctaacaatagctagaccacagtcaatcaagcctctagaacatcctcctcctcatcgcctttgattccacgatcacacttttcctttacctgcacaccacaaacaacaattgagatgcgtaagtattatcataaatacttagtgaggccgtcctcccatctactaggttatacacacaagcatatgagaccctcaagttaagcaagcaaacaaaacacaagcaatacaatAAActaggaaaacaagtctcggttgagactggtgtcgaccgacgcttaAACCGATGTCGATCGATGTTGTGAgccatggtgtcgaccgatgcttgaaaggtgtcgatcgatgctgacacaaacggtgtcgaccgatgctctaatggtgtcgatcgatgccatacCTGCAGACGCAAACTGCACGAACACCAACGACGAACTGTCCTTCcaaatcatctcgaatccgtcccaaactcacccaattacctcgtaaatcactgggaatcacaaaagcaacgaacccaagcaacaaaaaacacaaacaacaaagaaaacacccaaacaagagagatatcatgcttagatcaaccattgtcaagcactcacctcaagaacagaagattggattgagaaatgttggaatcaacacctccagaagcttctccttcgttcccagcaacaactatcacttctacagcctcagatctctcccaaatcaccaagaacaagcccagaaaaaaaatcacagaacgttttctctcctttctctctttttctcacttaaCGGCGACAAAAATGagacttcccaaaacccttaattcgtccTAGACAATTATATCACGATTTAGgaattttaattgaaccaaaccgaaccaaacaacaattaaaacaaaccggaccaaaccggaaaacatggtgtcgatcgacacccttggtgtatcgatcgacacccacaccaaaaaccttaaaaattggttcgcggatgttacagttaGGGCTTGCTTTCAATCCCTGACTGGAGGCCACATAATGGTATAAATCTTCCATAATGTACATCCCAACTATATCATTTCGATCTCCATTAAGATCCTCATTTACTTATCTGTCATTTTACAGCCAACTAGTCCGACAAAAAATATCGACCAATGTGGAGCTCAGTATTTAAGAGAGACATCCAAATTCTAATCAAAATATGGTTCCAAGAGACTTGGATATAGTGGAATAGACATATTTTTCCTTGATTTCTCGGTTTGGAATCTCTTTTGAGGCACAAATTTATGTCAGCTTGGTGAAGCCTTAGCCAGTTCACTTGGCATGGAAGTGGTTAGCCTAATTATGtttctaattttgattaatGCAGATGTGTTAAACTTATCTATTGCTTTTAGCTATGTAATATGTGGATgaccaaaaaatgaaatatatattatgcgGAACCATTACATAACTATTGGAATATGATGTGTCATTGAATTAGATTTGACGAATTGCATAAGAGGTTGTTAATGTTGTATCACCAAATTTTCTATATGTTTATCATGTAAGGTAAATCGATCCTCAGTTTTAACattgtaataatttaaacaagACGAGTTAGTCTAAGAAAGCATCTATATAagcttttattttgaatataacattgacaaaaataaaaacaaaagtttattttaatgtttaaatgaatattttaattaatttatagtaattttatagtaattttattatttttaatttgtttcaagaaaaaataaatccgaaggtagaaaataaaaaacacaaatttaaaaaaagtgTCTGTAATTCAAGATATATTCTCCAATAACCACATAGCAATTATTAAAGAGAGAAGTCTGAAAGACAACTCGTTCTTGATAATATTATGACGGTCTTTAATAGGCTTTGGTGCATAAACAACGACGGAAAGCTCCGTCGAATTCGCATTGACCGCCTTCAAATTGCTCGAATAGTTGGCAGATGATGGCACAATTGTTACTGCTAAAGCACACACCTGAGAAACGATCGCTGCGTGTCTTGCATATTTTGTCCGCCAAACCCatctctataaatataaaaacacattTGAGCATATGTGTGTTAGTACTTAGTAATTAATGtctataataaaaatgtatactcATTATGATATAACACCTAAATtcacatatatgtatgtatgataATTTAGAAACTATAACATGACATGAGTATTGAACCTATAGTGGCAGCaataaagataaaagagatCAAGAGAAAAGCTGAAAGAACACGGTTAGAGAGCTTCATTTTTGGAGTGAGAGAGAATGAATATTCTAGTGAGATTGTTAGAAATAATTTAGTGTTGTGTAGGCAGAATAAGCGTTGTTGGtggcactatatatatatataggaaataaGGACTCATTATCTTccatagtattttaaatttgttgatgtaacatccgcaaaccaaattgTGCGTTTTGGATgagggtgttgatcgacaccaaaggggtgtcggtcgacaccattatTTTTCTGGTTCGATCGAATTGATTCAATCGTCAATTTTGGcaggtttggtttaaggaaaccattgaaccgagttgtaaaagggggaaaacgacctagggtcgtgtttttgtgttgtttcgccgcttttagaaaaaaaaacaaaagagagagttggttcttgaggttctagagagagtttgtgagatttcaaagcTTTGTgggagagatcttgctgtgggagtaaggattcaaggctaggatcgtgtgggaagcttgctgagAGTGTGGATTCGTCCATTGTTGGtaagaaacttcctgcaaagaggtgagtgcatgaccatggcttatctaagcctttgatcccttgttcttgcttgtttgttgcttgtttgtgtgtttttcttgctgggattggttgctacatgttcctacggatgtataaggcttgggttttgagtattagacgatttggtggagtttgggagcgagattcgactctcggcttcgagcggatcgcggttgcagagggagtgtcgatcgacaccacttggtgtcggtcaacaccagtgAAGAAGGCATcaatcgacactgtggggtagtgtcggtcgacacgaagagccagtgtcgatcgacacttggctgatgtcggtcgacacctcccttccagcgagttgatgttcgttttcctggtttgtgtgctttgttttgttgattgtttggaacttggaatcactgttgcttatgtgtatagcccagtagatgggaggattgcctcactgagtgtttatcaaatactcatgcatctcattatgtgtttgtggtgcaggtaaaggcaaagtgtgatcgtggaatcaaggcaatgaagaggaggttgttctagggactcggtttgatgttgtctggcattcctaggttgctagagttggataattagaacattgctaggttgctggttctatgtttcctgttatttgattatttgatattgttgatgttatatttatggttatattattggatattgagattggttattccgctgatgattgtgattatggttaggtggctagtggatatgggaccactggttgtagtttatttactatattatatttattatttattatttttttttaaaaaggtcagtcctttcattttggtatcagagcccttacagttctaggtttgggttcactaggtttctgttgtgatgtttgggattgcatatCTTAATTcgttatgtgagttagtcaattgtgtgtggcatggagtcctagaaaatcctcttcgagccgactgtgtgattccacggtgagtttatgtttctctgttttaatagtaattgtttgcttagtcttctgttcatggtagtgcagatggctagagatggtactgttgctggtcgtggtcgtggacagagacgtggtcgtggacgcggacgtggttgcggtaggggcagagtcccagaggttagtgagaccgaggaccagagtgtgacaaatgagggtgttggcgagtcgcagggtgttccaggggattctgtgagtgtggcaggagggggcggtgttgatgctccagtggccggtgatgctagggtcccgggtgtgggagtcccagcgggtggagtccatGGTGTtgactttgcggctatgctagcacaggtgttagagcggttaccaccagtggtacctccttaggctcaggtagtgccaccagtggtggcggaggagcggcagccagtggttgcggatgtgggagcacatggacgttatttgtctatgctcaaggagatgacgCGTCTTGGTACTGAGctgtttttgggtggtacagaccctactgttgcggatgcgtggaggacaagtgtggaacgtaacttccatactctgagatgtcctgaggagttttgggtggacataggggtcaaCCATTTGAGTGGTGaggctcaggtgtggtggagatcagtggctgctaggagagtgcagagggagatgacttgggctgacttcatcttggagttcaaccccaagtattttcctagagaggcattggatcggttggaggtgcagttccttcaattgtctcaggggacacggtcaatgcgggagctggacttagagttcagtcgacttctttgttatgggggtcgggctatggagtctgaggaggctcagatcaagaggtttttgagggctctacgtgatgatttgagagttcactgtagagggaggagttatgctacgcgtgcagagctggttgagactgcagcagagatttaggaggatatccgggcacagtcagtggcggctagtccagcagttcagcctagtagggctcagcagcagggtggttatagcaggggcggtaggcctgcacagggaaccaagaggaggtgggaggctacgcagaggccgagttgtgcgagttgcttcagttatgggagcaaggatcacaaggttgctagttgtcccaagaggaatGCCCTGACGGTagcggctcgtgtatgctatcattgcagggagccagggcatatcaggcccatgtgtcccaagttgcagccggtggcagtggcagcgttgcagcaggtgcagccttgAGGTCAgtaggtggcacggattgagtaggcgccacgggtttacacgactgtagagactggtggaaccagtgccggggcgatcacagttataatttctggtacttaaactttgtgaattttagtaggttcagattttatatttttcctgtgtagggaccttgttggtgggcgggtttaagtcccatgttatgtttgattctggagcttctcacagcttcattactccggagtgagCAGAGAGCGCGGGGATAAGAGgggatcccggagagcgtacatgagttgtcagagttgcgggaggcaagttcttgagagttatTGGAagagctagaggagttgatattcagatcgcaggagagtcgtggccagcggatttgcttatcagtccagtggagttgtatgaNNNNNNNNNNNNNNNNNNNNNNNNNNNNNNNNNNNNNNNNNNNNNNNNNNNNNNNNNNNNNNNNNNNNNNNNNNNNNNNNNNNNNNNNNNNNNNNNNNNNNNNNNNNNNNNNNNNNNNNNNNNNNNNNNNNNNNNNNNNNNNNNNNNNNNNNNNNNNNNNNNNNNNNNNNNNNNNNNNNNNNNNNNNNNNNNNNNNNNNNNNNNNNNNNNNNNNNNNNNNNNNNNNNNNNNNNNNNNNNNNNNNNNNNNNNNNNNNNNNNNNNNNNNNNNNNNNNNNNNNNNNNNNNNNNNNNNNNNNNNNNNNNNNNNNNNNNNNNNNNNNNNNNNNNNNNNNNNNNNNNNNNNNNNNNNNNNNNNNNNNNNNNNNNNNNNNNNNNNNNNNNNNNNNNNNNNNNNNNNNNNNNNNNNNNNNNNNNNNNNNNNNNNNNNNNNNNNNNNNNNNNNNNNNNNNNNNNNNNNNNNNNNNNNNNNNNNNNNNNNNNNNNNNNNNNNNNNNNNNNNNNNNNNNNNNNNNNNNNNNNNNNNNNNNNNNNNNNNNNNNNNNNNNNNNNNNNNNNNNNNNNNNNNNNNNNNNNNNNNNNNNNNNNNNNNNNNNNNNNNNNNNNNNNNNNNNNNNNNNNNNNN
Protein-coding sequences here:
- the LOC109131532 gene encoding defensin-like protein 8, whose translation is MKLSNRVLSAFLLISFIFIAATIEMGLADKICKTRSDRFSGVCFSSNNCAIICQLFEQFEGGQCEFDGAFRRCLCTKAY